The DNA region AACTATGATGTTTCATTTAGATTATActggtttattattttataaactttttaaaacacacacaaaatcatcaaatttgGATTCAGCGAATCTGAATGCGTTAGTCGATTTGGCTTACTGCAATTTtagtctttttcttttatatttgaGAAACATCCAATAAATATCATAACATGCAATAtgcaaatttaaatttagttagtaaaacaaatacaaatcacTACACAAATGTTTGGTGTGATAATTAACAGAATTTAGGCCACAGATTTTCAAAACTCTTAAATCAACGCCTGATCATATGAGATGATATAAttcatttttcaaaagaaaaagtcaTATTTATTGACAGATTGAACCTCTACCGTATTTTTAGTGTCTTATTTCACACgtcaaacaaaaatattcatcCCATGACACCAAAATTTGAGGACTcttgtattaaaataatagtaCTAGTAacagttaaaacttaaaagtctaaataaagaaaaatatgcaTTTCCCGAAGAGCTATAATGGCGCGACCGTCCATAACACACATGTCTTCAAAAGGGAAGAAGTGTGAAATTATAGAGAAAATTTCAAACTTCAAGCAAACGCATTCCGATAAGAAATAAAAGCATCAAAGAGATAAAATGTCTCTCTACTTCTTTTAGTTCCTCCACAAAAATCGAAACCTCGTACTGTTCCTTTTGTTTTCTCAGTACttctttgtgtgttttgtgGTGTGACATATGATGAAGAAAGAGACGTTAAAAGAAGTTGGAATAATTGGAGGGTTGGTCGGAGCTCAGGTAATTTACGCCGGAAACTCGGAGATACTGAGCCAGGTCTTGTCTCTTGGTGTTGATCCCCTTCTTGTTGCTATCTTCTGCACCTTTGCATCATTTATTCTCATCAGTCCTCTTGCTTTTCTCCTTGAaaggtaactttttttttatcactacTCTTTGATCCAAACTAAAACAAAGTTCCAAATTTATttctgtttcattttttaattgtgGGGTTTTGAAATGTATTTTTTGGTGGTTGATATCTGCAGGGAAGTGTGGCCCAGAAGTCTAAGTTTCAAGTTGAAGACAAAACTGGTTTTGGTTTCTCTTGTTGGGTAACGTCCTTTTGATTCCTGCATGTTTTTGATTGCTATTTgcttacttttattttattttcttactgATTGCTTTTTGCTTCTTATGATCATAACATGTGATTAATTAAGAGATAATATCTGTTTGAAACAGAGTAACTCTGTTCCAGTGGTTATTCTTTGAAGGAATGAAACACACCTCTGCATCGATGGCGACAGCTATGCCTAATCTGGCCCCTGCTTTCATTTTTGTCATCGCTTGGGCTACTGGGTAAAACCCTCTTTTCTGTTCATTTGTTCtgttaagaatatatatataaatattttagagcTTTAATAAATGGGTTTTGAATAATTGAAATTGTTAAAGGATGGAGAAAGTGAAGCTAAGTTGTATGTACAGTAGAGTTAAGATGGGAGGGACAGTGTTATGTGTGATGGGAGCTCTCATTATGAGCTTAATGCACAGTAGTACAGCCACATCTAGCTCGCTCAAGGCTCTGCCTATTGTCCCTGACGATGTGGCTTTGGACAAGGAGAAGATTTTAGGCTGCCTCTGTCTCTTCCTCTCCATTTGCTGCTTGTCCTCAAGTATTGTCCTCCAGGTTTGGCCTCATTCCTCTTTCTTATCACTCACAGTTGATTCTAATATAGTTGATCGTTCTAATTAGGCATCCATACTAGTCGAGTTTCCGGCGCCTGTTTCTATGTTCTCAGTGGTAACTTTGATCGGTGGGTTCACCACGGTAGCTTTGCAGTATGTTGTTAAGGGGAGTATGGATATGGGAAGTGCATCAGTAATCGGTCTCAAGAATCTTGTGGGATACGCAGTGCTGGTACATATATTCCTCAAGGATCATATTACGGTGTGCAACATTTTGAACATGtctaaaaatgttttaagaatTTG from Raphanus sativus cultivar WK10039 chromosome 8, ASM80110v3, whole genome shotgun sequence includes:
- the LOC108831548 gene encoding WAT1-related protein At4g16620-like, translating into MMKKETLKEVGIIGGLVGAQVIYAGNSEILSQVLSLGVDPLLVAIFCTFASFILISPLAFLLEREVWPRSLSFKLKTKLVLVSLVGVTLFQWLFFEGMKHTSASMATAMPNLAPAFIFVIAWATGMEKVKLSCMYSRVKMGGTVLCVMGALIMSLMHSSTATSSSLKALPIVPDDVALDKEKILGCLCLFLSICCLSSSIVLQASILVEFPAPVSMFSVVTLIGGFTTVALQYVVKGSMDMGSASVIGLKNLVGYAVLGGLVSGGGLTFNAWVIKRKGPVLVSLFSPIATVVCVVVSAFSRDDSFNLGSFAGMTLMFGGLYFVIWAKGKEDCGEGDEVKVYEEESVLTTEFDLEKPLLR